The following are encoded together in the Paraburkholderia dioscoreae genome:
- a CDS encoding Eco57I restriction-modification methylase domain-containing protein: MIYPSIRIEGAILSPDVLDRLDDLAGQRPADFGLDGTNKVKDEIARAWADAQDYWRIFQRKLESLREDSLATTETRQQWVLPLLGLLGYQLEYQARSSEVNGKSYPLSHRVANRGQTVVHISGYRDPAGLDRKAEQRSGALRMSAHAMVQEYLNLSDELYGLVTNGRLLRLLRDSSRLIKLTYLEFDLDRIFTDGLFADFALLYRLLHASRLPAGRDEAAQSWIERYHQDSLDAGSRIREGLSKAVEQAILGLGNGFLQHRDNESLRQDIASARLGERDFYKHLLRLIYRLLFLMVTEERDLIFPASANAKHRRLYDQFYSVMRLRRLSEKRHLADRRHTDLWPALLATFCLFEADGPGVKIGVAPLAGDLFGAQALGPLARCTLGNDVVLTALRALNLYAHPGNGQLIRVNYGALNVEEFGSVYEGLLEYEPAFIHDGPRTQFLFKLGDDRANTGSHYTPDELVQPLIKHSLDHLIAEKLKEKDPVQALLELRVVDVSCGSGHILLAAARRIATELAVVRTGEDQPSPSAFRASIRDVICHCIYGVDLNPLAVELCRVALWLEAHNPGEPLNFLDHRIKCGNAIVGYARREEVERGVPDEAFATMPDDDKEIAAALRKRNKAERKGQASLTFSPEIERQLGEVLKGWEALDALPELTLEQIEAKKTRFLGLTQSADALLIAQMAAIPIAQFYIPKEVNQPGQHVTEEEFRRYWKGERPPHGQGVTLACSVAERKRFFHWFLEFPDVMSRGGFDCILGNPPYLGGQDLSGSYGHPFCHYVKWQFAPTGLSDLVVYFVRRIYSLLRPGGFAAFLTTNSIKDGDVRKDGLEQVLATGGQINFAVRGIKWPGRANLVISMLALYKGDWPGKRILDGAEVPFISAFLEDTNDGGGPIPLKSNADTMASGSYFLGDGFLLDSGLAEQWVTADRKMQAVLFPAINGDELNNQPTQVPSRSAIFFEDWPLERAQAYELAMQRVRELVKPERDLSPEKPVREKWWLWKRPAMEIYRKVRPLQRCFVAARTTKHFNFSALPTNYVFTNATYVFTTDRWDLYAVVQSTLHEVWARKYSGALETRLRYSPSDCFETFAVPGDLWQAAQPELAVIGERYHEHRRALMRELSLGLTDIYNLFHARDLNPAMVTKVSKKPEATARAGVDGLLELRRLRVQLDTAVRDAYGWTNLALDHDFVEVETLPENDRVRYTITPSARKEVLKRLLALNHDRAKLEAERRIVSAPVKRKPRVGKPPADSSLPLFDTDFVVHAPIEAAPFATSSVEMAALPDGAWSRYGTDRSNDELASLVAVLKTLGRPTPMREVRMIALMCMEPRLMMPLLTAEEGQQWLRLVGAEAQVLPAGVAQLGPQADGAWGRAVIQLRGSAALIEDAVARTWGPGVGLAEFETAGWPDGRAGVAVHMLRARGADTMLLSLPAELREAVDAKAA, from the coding sequence ATGATCTACCCCAGCATCCGCATCGAAGGTGCAATCCTCTCGCCCGACGTCCTCGATCGCCTCGACGATCTGGCGGGTCAACGTCCTGCAGATTTCGGCCTCGACGGCACCAACAAGGTCAAAGACGAGATCGCCCGCGCCTGGGCCGACGCGCAAGACTACTGGCGCATATTCCAGCGCAAGTTGGAGTCTCTGCGTGAAGACAGCCTCGCCACAACAGAGACTCGCCAGCAGTGGGTGCTGCCCTTGCTCGGCCTGCTGGGCTATCAGCTCGAATACCAAGCCAGGAGCAGTGAGGTCAACGGAAAGAGCTATCCGCTGTCGCACCGCGTGGCTAACCGCGGCCAGACGGTGGTGCATATCAGTGGCTACCGCGACCCCGCCGGCCTGGACCGGAAGGCCGAGCAGCGCAGCGGTGCTTTGCGCATGTCGGCCCACGCGATGGTGCAGGAGTACCTGAACCTTTCCGACGAGCTCTACGGTCTGGTGACCAACGGCCGCCTGCTCCGCCTGCTGCGCGACAGCTCGCGCCTGATCAAACTCACCTACCTGGAGTTTGATCTCGACCGCATCTTCACGGATGGTCTGTTTGCTGACTTCGCTTTGCTCTATCGGCTGCTGCACGCCTCGCGCCTGCCGGCCGGCCGCGACGAGGCGGCGCAGAGCTGGATCGAGCGCTACCACCAGGACTCGCTCGACGCCGGCTCGCGCATCCGCGAGGGCTTGAGCAAGGCGGTAGAACAGGCCATATTGGGCCTGGGCAACGGCTTCCTGCAACATCGTGACAATGAGAGCCTGCGACAGGACATCGCGAGCGCCCGGCTGGGCGAGCGAGACTTCTACAAACATCTGCTGCGATTGATCTACCGTTTGCTGTTCCTGATGGTGACCGAGGAACGTGACCTGATCTTCCCGGCTAGCGCCAACGCCAAGCACCGTCGTTTGTACGATCAGTTCTACAGCGTGATGCGCCTGCGTCGGCTGAGTGAGAAGCGCCACTTGGCCGACCGCCGCCACACTGACCTCTGGCCGGCGCTACTCGCAACCTTCTGCCTGTTCGAAGCCGACGGTCCCGGCGTCAAGATAGGCGTCGCACCGCTGGCCGGAGATCTGTTTGGTGCCCAAGCCCTTGGTCCGCTGGCTCGCTGCACGCTGGGCAACGACGTAGTTCTTACCGCCTTGCGAGCGCTCAACCTCTACGCCCACCCGGGCAACGGCCAGCTCATCCGCGTCAACTACGGAGCGCTCAACGTGGAGGAATTCGGGTCAGTCTATGAAGGGCTGCTCGAGTACGAGCCGGCCTTCATCCACGACGGACCGAGAACTCAGTTCCTGTTCAAACTGGGGGACGACCGTGCCAACACCGGTTCGCACTACACACCTGACGAATTGGTGCAGCCGCTAATCAAGCATTCGCTCGACCACTTGATCGCAGAGAAGCTCAAGGAGAAGGACCCGGTCCAGGCCCTTCTCGAACTGCGGGTGGTTGACGTAAGCTGCGGGTCCGGTCACATCCTGCTGGCAGCGGCGCGGCGCATTGCGACCGAGTTGGCCGTCGTGCGCACGGGAGAAGACCAGCCGTCGCCCAGCGCATTCCGCGCCAGTATCCGTGACGTGATTTGCCACTGCATTTACGGCGTGGACCTGAACCCGCTGGCGGTGGAGCTGTGCAGGGTGGCGCTGTGGCTGGAGGCACATAACCCGGGCGAGCCGCTGAACTTCCTGGACCACAGAATCAAATGCGGCAATGCCATTGTCGGCTATGCGCGTCGCGAGGAGGTCGAGCGCGGTGTGCCCGACGAAGCCTTCGCCACGATGCCGGACGACGACAAGGAGATCGCCGCCGCGTTGCGCAAACGCAATAAGGCCGAGCGCAAGGGGCAGGCGTCGCTGACGTTCTCGCCCGAGATCGAGCGCCAACTCGGTGAGGTGCTCAAGGGCTGGGAGGCGCTGGACGCCTTGCCCGAGCTGACGCTAGAACAGATCGAGGCCAAGAAGACGCGCTTTCTGGGTCTGACACAGTCAGCTGACGCGCTGCTGATAGCGCAAATGGCCGCGATCCCGATCGCGCAATTCTACATCCCCAAGGAGGTCAACCAGCCTGGGCAGCACGTCACTGAGGAGGAGTTTCGTCGTTACTGGAAGGGTGAGCGCCCGCCACATGGACAGGGGGTTACGCTGGCGTGCTCGGTGGCTGAGCGCAAGCGCTTCTTTCACTGGTTCCTGGAGTTTCCAGACGTAATGTCACGGGGAGGCTTTGACTGCATTCTTGGGAATCCACCGTACTTGGGAGGACAGGACCTTAGCGGAAGTTACGGTCATCCGTTCTGTCACTATGTGAAATGGCAATTTGCACCGACTGGTTTGAGCGACCTGGTCGTGTACTTCGTCCGTCGCATCTACAGTCTGTTGCGGCCTGGAGGTTTTGCCGCGTTTCTGACGACGAACTCGATCAAGGACGGTGACGTCCGCAAGGATGGGTTGGAGCAGGTGCTTGCGACTGGTGGGCAGATCAACTTCGCCGTGCGAGGAATCAAATGGCCTGGCAGGGCAAATCTTGTGATCTCCATGCTCGCTCTATATAAGGGCGATTGGCCCGGGAAGAGAATCCTTGACGGGGCGGAAGTTCCATTCATAAGCGCGTTCCTCGAAGACACCAACGACGGAGGAGGGCCAATACCGCTGAAGTCGAACGCAGACACTATGGCGTCTGGCTCTTACTTCCTGGGTGATGGGTTTCTTCTAGATAGCGGGTTGGCAGAACAGTGGGTGACCGCTGACAGGAAGATGCAAGCGGTGCTTTTCCCAGCAATCAATGGGGATGAGCTCAACAATCAACCTACCCAGGTGCCGTCGCGCAGTGCAATCTTCTTCGAGGACTGGCCGCTGGAGCGAGCTCAGGCCTATGAGTTGGCGATGCAGCGTGTTAGAGAGCTGGTAAAGCCCGAGCGTGACCTGAGCCCGGAGAAGCCGGTTCGCGAAAAATGGTGGCTATGGAAGCGGCCCGCCATGGAGATCTATCGAAAGGTTCGCCCTCTCCAGAGATGTTTCGTAGCTGCCAGGACGACGAAACATTTTAATTTCTCGGCGCTGCCCACAAACTACGTTTTCACAAATGCCACCTACGTTTTCACCACTGACCGATGGGACCTCTACGCAGTCGTGCAATCCACCCTGCACGAGGTCTGGGCCCGCAAGTACAGCGGAGCGTTAGAGACACGGCTGCGCTATTCGCCGTCGGACTGCTTCGAAACTTTCGCCGTCCCCGGTGACCTTTGGCAGGCCGCCCAGCCCGAGCTGGCCGTGATCGGCGAGCGCTATCACGAACACCGCCGCGCGCTGATGCGTGAACTCTCACTCGGTCTCACGGACATCTACAACCTCTTTCACGCCCGCGACCTGAACCCGGCGATGGTGACGAAAGTCAGCAAGAAGCCCGAGGCCACGGCCCGAGCGGGCGTCGACGGGCTATTGGAACTACGCCGCCTGCGTGTGCAGCTCGATACCGCCGTGCGCGACGCGTACGGCTGGACCAACCTCGCCCTCGATCACGATTTCGTCGAAGTTGAGACCCTCCCTGAAAACGATCGTGTCCGTTACACCATCACCCCATCCGCACGGAAGGAAGTGCTCAAGCGGCTGCTCGCACTGAACCACGACCGAGCGAAGCTAGAGGCCGAGCGGCGCATAGTGTCCGCACCGGTCAAGCGGAAGCCGCGCGTCGGCAAGCCGCCAGCGGATTCGAGTTTGCCACTGTTCGACACTGATTTCGTGGTGCACGCGCCGATCGAAGCTGCGCCATTTGCGACTTCCAGCGTCGAGATGGCGGCGCTTCCGGACGGCGCCTGGAGTCGGTATGGCACCGATCGATCAAATGACGAACTAGCCAGCCTGGTTGCTGTTCTCAAGACACTGGGAAGGCCAACACCGATGCGCGAAGTGCGCATGATTGCGCTCATGTGCATGGAGCCTCGTCTGATGATGCCATTGCTCACTGCCGAGGAAGGGCAACAGTGGTTGCGCTTGGTGGGAGCCGAGGCCCAAGTGTTGCCAGCGGGTGTAGCGCAGCTCGGGCCGCAGGCCGACGGAGCCTGGGGCCGCGCCGTCATCCAACTGCGGGGGAGCGCTGCACTGATCGAGGACGCTGTCGCCAGAACCTGGGGGCCTGGGGTGGGGTTGGCCGAGTTCGAGACGGCTGGGTGGCCCGATGGTCGTGCAGGGGTGGCTGTCCACATGCTCCGAGCCCGTGGTGCCGACACCATGCTTCTGTCACTGCCAGCGGAGCTTCGGGAGGCTGTTGATGCCAAGGCAGCCTGA
- a CDS encoding Mu transposase C-terminal domain-containing protein, whose amino-acid sequence MIDEVVHVWLPTQRQLAHPATDLVLEVRRRCELAGLQPPSRTTIGRRWAQHREADALKRAAAPDALTAPGSLVAKYPLEIVQVDHTQADVVLVSEYDRKVIGRPWLTIALDVATRCVLSFYVGMDRPGAATVGLLLTRAALSKAPWLAKIEADAEWPMRGIPRVLHLDNAAEFKSRALRSGCREFGIHLMYRPVGRPHFGGHIERLNRTLMERVRGLPGATGSSPKGRKARQSEKTASLTLREFEQWLAIEIARRYHHVPHRGLLGATPADTWRMLARNPDPRQLPASTDAELRFLIRFLPVAQRKIQADGLTLFHVRYWHPIFVAWRQTRRAVTVRYHPEDLSRVFVTAGSGEYLEVRYADMRRPAISLFEHRAALQAIRSEGQRTVSEAMIFRTIEEQRRVIAKARQITARARRRSRKKNVPLEELLDRIVPFRGETTEQQAETVDYAAPVQAFDVEQW is encoded by the coding sequence GTGATCGACGAAGTGGTGCATGTCTGGCTGCCCACTCAACGACAATTGGCGCACCCTGCGACCGATCTCGTGCTGGAGGTTCGACGCAGATGTGAACTCGCCGGACTGCAACCACCAAGCCGGACCACCATTGGCCGGAGGTGGGCTCAGCATCGTGAGGCGGACGCTCTGAAGCGCGCGGCCGCTCCCGACGCGCTGACAGCGCCAGGTTCGCTTGTCGCAAAGTACCCTTTGGAAATCGTTCAGGTCGACCATACACAAGCGGATGTGGTTCTGGTTAGCGAATACGACAGAAAGGTGATCGGCCGCCCGTGGCTAACTATCGCTCTGGACGTCGCGACCAGGTGCGTGTTGAGTTTTTACGTCGGAATGGACCGTCCGGGAGCGGCTACCGTTGGTTTGCTCCTGACCAGGGCGGCACTATCCAAAGCCCCTTGGCTCGCAAAGATCGAGGCGGACGCAGAGTGGCCGATGCGTGGAATTCCGCGAGTTCTCCATCTCGACAATGCGGCCGAATTCAAGAGCAGGGCGCTTCGCAGTGGGTGTCGGGAATTTGGCATCCACCTCATGTATCGTCCAGTCGGGCGTCCTCATTTCGGTGGTCACATCGAGCGGCTGAACCGCACCCTGATGGAGCGCGTCCGAGGCCTTCCGGGGGCAACCGGATCATCTCCAAAAGGCCGCAAGGCGAGGCAGTCCGAAAAGACCGCCTCGTTGACACTTCGAGAATTCGAGCAATGGCTCGCGATCGAGATCGCCAGACGTTACCACCACGTTCCGCACCGTGGGCTGCTTGGAGCAACGCCAGCCGACACGTGGCGGATGCTCGCGCGCAACCCCGATCCGCGGCAACTGCCCGCGTCCACCGACGCTGAACTCAGGTTCCTGATTCGCTTTTTGCCCGTTGCGCAGAGAAAAATCCAGGCCGATGGACTGACGCTTTTCCATGTTCGTTACTGGCATCCAATATTCGTTGCCTGGCGCCAGACCCGGCGTGCCGTCACCGTTCGGTACCATCCTGAGGATCTCTCGCGTGTCTTTGTGACGGCAGGAAGCGGCGAGTACCTCGAAGTCCGTTACGCAGACATGCGCCGGCCGGCCATTTCTCTTTTCGAACATCGGGCAGCGTTGCAAGCCATTCGGTCGGAAGGGCAGCGCACTGTCTCGGAAGCGATGATTTTTAGGACGATAGAAGAGCAACGGCGCGTGATCGCCAAAGCCAGGCAGATAACGGCCCGCGCCCGGCGACGGTCACGCAAAAAGAACGTCCCTCTGGAAGAGTTGCTTGACAGGATTGTCCCGTTCAGGGGTGAGACGACGGAGCAGCAGGCCGAAACGGTCGATTACGCCGCGCCCGTTCAGGCCTTCGATGTCGAGCAATGGTGA
- a CDS encoding MerR family transcriptional regulator: MLKVGELAARFGVTVRALHHYDQIGLVSPSARSAAGYRLYNADDIHRLHKVQLLRQLGLALGEIAQYLAEPDKSAQTLIDRHIQVLDQQIERSVLLRDRLQSLRDDLVGGNDPAADDWLAAAEMMLAYDKYFSRAELDRLPLYRAAREYEWAALVNEAQALMSDGIAPNDERAQTLSIQWMKMLERDTAGDPRLLERVDRMHASEPSMRSSIGASAEMRDYMLVAFAESRIRIFERYLKVEEAHFLRANYAKQILAWPALMSRVRDAAESNESPASETARALATEWLELFRGFAGEEPSTLARFREAMTREPELTLGTWMDAASRTFLSAAVKATTL, from the coding sequence TTGCTGAAGGTTGGAGAACTTGCGGCGCGTTTCGGAGTGACCGTGCGAGCCCTGCACCACTATGACCAGATCGGGCTGGTGAGCCCGTCTGCACGGTCCGCCGCAGGTTACCGCCTCTACAACGCGGACGACATTCATCGCTTGCATAAGGTCCAGCTGTTACGTCAGCTCGGCCTGGCTCTTGGGGAGATAGCTCAATATCTGGCAGAGCCAGACAAGTCCGCGCAAACGCTCATTGACCGACATATTCAAGTGCTCGATCAGCAGATTGAACGTTCAGTGCTACTGCGGGACCGCTTGCAGTCGCTTCGCGACGATCTCGTTGGGGGAAACGACCCTGCTGCAGACGACTGGTTGGCCGCGGCTGAGATGATGCTGGCGTACGACAAGTATTTTTCCCGGGCAGAGCTGGATCGTCTGCCGTTGTACCGCGCGGCCCGCGAGTACGAGTGGGCCGCGCTAGTCAACGAGGCTCAGGCGCTGATGAGCGATGGAATAGCCCCCAACGACGAACGAGCACAAACATTGTCGATCCAGTGGATGAAGATGTTAGAGCGTGACACTGCCGGCGACCCTCGGTTGTTGGAGCGGGTAGACCGGATGCACGCGAGCGAACCCTCAATGAGGTCGAGCATTGGCGCGTCGGCCGAGATGCGCGACTACATGCTGGTCGCGTTCGCTGAATCCCGAATCAGGATCTTCGAGCGATACCTGAAGGTCGAAGAAGCGCACTTTCTCAGGGCGAACTATGCGAAACAGATTCTCGCGTGGCCAGCGTTGATGAGCCGGGTGCGCGACGCGGCGGAGTCGAATGAATCGCCAGCGTCGGAAACGGCCCGTGCGTTGGCCACGGAGTGGCTTGAACTGTTCCGAGGATTTGCAGGCGAGGAACCGTCGACGCTCGCCCGGTTTCGCGAAGCGATGACACGTGAACCGGAGTTGACCCTTGGGACCTGGATGGACGCGGCGTCACGGACTTTCTTGAGCGCCGCCGTGAAGGCGACGACCCTGTAG
- a CDS encoding TniB family NTP-binding protein, whose product MKDGTLAHLLPAARKQAELGNDERILGLLSDRWIDYPRAAQALQQLERLYETPRRDRMPCLLLHGDSNIGKTKITSKFRRAHPNEFDERSGVERCPVVAMQMPPTPDQHRFYSGLLFELGAPHNAAAGLASLERLAREILKRVSPRVLVVDEVHHLLAGTYREQRASLNLLKFLANDLQISMVLVGTRDAVLALQTDTQMISRYTPFEIPRWRESDGLRRLLAAFERVLPLRKPSDLARREIVQFVLGASGGLTGEISTLLNNAAELSIRNGDEFIGLTHLEHVCRIAQ is encoded by the coding sequence ATGAAGGACGGGACGCTTGCTCATTTGCTACCGGCCGCAAGAAAGCAGGCGGAGTTAGGAAACGACGAACGAATTCTCGGACTTCTCAGCGACCGTTGGATCGATTATCCCCGCGCGGCTCAAGCCCTGCAGCAACTTGAGCGCCTTTATGAGACGCCACGCCGTGACCGGATGCCGTGCCTGCTCTTGCACGGTGATTCAAATATTGGCAAGACGAAAATCACGTCCAAATTTCGGCGTGCGCATCCCAACGAGTTTGACGAGCGAAGCGGGGTCGAACGCTGTCCTGTCGTGGCAATGCAGATGCCACCGACCCCGGACCAGCATCGATTCTATTCGGGCTTACTGTTCGAGCTAGGCGCCCCTCATAACGCCGCGGCCGGACTTGCATCCCTTGAACGATTAGCTCGCGAGATTCTGAAGCGGGTGTCGCCTCGCGTGCTGGTTGTCGATGAGGTCCACCACCTACTGGCGGGCACGTATCGCGAGCAGCGCGCATCGCTGAACCTCCTCAAGTTCCTGGCCAACGACCTTCAGATCAGCATGGTTCTGGTCGGCACCCGCGACGCAGTACTCGCGCTTCAAACAGATACCCAGATGATAAGTCGTTATACGCCGTTCGAAATCCCACGGTGGCGGGAGAGCGATGGTCTGAGGCGGCTTCTCGCGGCGTTCGAACGCGTGCTGCCACTGCGCAAGCCATCGGATCTCGCGCGACGCGAGATCGTTCAATTTGTTCTGGGCGCGAGCGGCGGACTGACTGGCGAGATATCCACGTTGCTGAACAACGCCGCCGAGCTATCAATTCGCAACGGCGACGAATTTATCGGCCTCACTCACCTTGAACATGTCTGCCGAATCGCCCAGTAA
- a CDS encoding class I SAM-dependent methyltransferase, whose translation MVTVDTRPPSQSALRVAMLRAAHQLLDEPIILDDPFALQVLGDHISAAVREDRYTFNDPIMRTMRAAVIARSRYAEDMLHAAYARGTRQYVLVGAGLDTFALRNPYPDLRVYEMDLVDTQQWKTDNLRERPRATDYVSCNVNTESLLDALDRTSFDRTEPALFSWLGVTPYVEETSIRGVLRDVSRLAQGTVIVFDYRVATEALSPLEQAIEAHAAEIFRQMGEPWVASFTPERLQLLLRDCGLTSVEDLGTGEINARYYARRKDGLQSSGGGFRMTCASV comes from the coding sequence ATGGTCACCGTTGACACCCGCCCACCGTCTCAATCAGCGCTTCGTGTAGCGATGCTGCGAGCCGCGCACCAGTTGCTCGATGAACCAATTATCCTTGACGATCCGTTTGCATTACAAGTCCTGGGCGACCACATATCCGCTGCCGTGCGTGAAGATCGATACACGTTCAACGATCCGATCATGAGGACGATGCGTGCCGCAGTCATCGCTAGAAGCCGTTACGCCGAGGACATGCTGCATGCAGCATACGCGCGAGGGACCAGGCAGTATGTGCTTGTAGGAGCGGGGCTGGATACGTTTGCGCTCCGCAATCCCTATCCCGACCTGCGGGTCTACGAGATGGACTTAGTCGACACCCAGCAGTGGAAAACCGACAACCTTCGTGAGCGCCCGCGAGCCACAGATTACGTCAGTTGCAACGTGAACACCGAGTCCCTTCTCGATGCGCTCGACCGCACTTCTTTTGATCGGACCGAACCAGCGCTCTTCTCGTGGCTCGGCGTCACACCGTACGTCGAGGAAACCTCGATTCGCGGCGTGCTGCGGGACGTAAGCCGTCTTGCCCAAGGTACCGTTATTGTCTTCGATTACCGCGTAGCGACCGAGGCTCTTTCCCCTCTCGAACAGGCGATCGAGGCTCATGCGGCGGAGATTTTCCGGCAGATGGGGGAGCCATGGGTCGCCTCGTTCACGCCTGAACGACTGCAGCTGTTGCTTCGGGATTGCGGGCTAACCTCGGTGGAAGACCTCGGGACAGGTGAGATCAACGCTCGGTACTACGCTCGTCGCAAAGATGGTCTGCAGTCGTCCGGCGGCGGCTTCAGAATGACGTGTGCCAGCGTGTGA
- a CDS encoding TniQ family protein, with protein sequence MSAESPSNVVPWPIAPRPFYEEAFGSWLGRVAARYQVSVAMLWEVATSEELPALGTAGWILFPPISQSAVHRFATLARLDDERLRHIQTPSAWLIDRRCMPYCFRCLVLNDADVSAPRWKREWLEPTAKFCRVHRTLLETVPASVFRRSRHFGAALDAISRHREMRMFNNSGRLR encoded by the coding sequence ATGTCTGCCGAATCGCCCAGTAATGTCGTCCCGTGGCCGATTGCTCCGAGGCCCTTCTACGAAGAAGCCTTCGGAAGCTGGTTAGGCCGTGTCGCGGCCCGATACCAAGTGAGCGTTGCAATGCTGTGGGAGGTCGCCACAAGCGAGGAGCTGCCCGCGCTCGGAACTGCCGGATGGATCCTTTTCCCGCCGATTTCGCAGTCAGCGGTCCACCGATTCGCAACGCTCGCACGTCTTGATGACGAGAGATTGAGGCACATCCAGACGCCATCGGCCTGGCTCATTGATCGGCGTTGCATGCCGTACTGCTTCAGATGCCTTGTGCTGAATGACGCCGACGTATCGGCGCCTCGCTGGAAACGTGAGTGGCTGGAACCAACAGCGAAATTCTGTCGCGTGCACCGCACGCTCCTAGAGACAGTCCCCGCTTCTGTATTTCGCCGGTCACGTCACTTCGGTGCTGCGCTGGACGCGATCAGCCGTCATCGCGAGATGCGTATGTTCAACAACAGCGGTCGGCTGCGTTAG
- a CDS encoding DUF2326 domain-containing protein, with amino-acid sequence MPRQPDLFGHAALTVQPESGRVQPRLWVRRLTIWSDSDTRLRDIELRPGLNIIWSPDPGDQSNGGDTGYLGHGSGKTLFCRLLRFCLGEDRYASDEQRLRIAAALPEGWVSAEVLVDGALWGVLRPLGAGRPHYAVPDALPEQLLEGNIPPTGIEPLLEVIERQIVTPGIAALIPGEHRLDAWRVALAWLTRDQECRFDRVLEWRSADSDSGSPTRSLSAAKHLDAMRGFVGAIVAEELQLRSEISALEERHKVCSQDVARRKWETDRLRANVATVVGLDLDDLPEGRLSIEVLRKAATQNVARLARVGPTWDTGDLEALRAEYDEQRQLVSALEQHLAVGQAQLPEIDMLVRRMKGEMPGISAQVAKSATPICPVCEVPIDRALSEGCGMSHKLPDLQAIRHRRQCNIDEIAAEERRRREISESVASTLQALAPARIARDALRARVRAAEHIHDARSGAWFKARRVIDDVKRLDQMLSELELEEAKAASHAVEVEEKRELTGTFRAAQREVFDRLSRFFDGVIREIVGPMAQGKVSLDGNGLKLVVELGGERSTAAIDSLKVIAFDLAVMCMSVEGGTRLPAFLLHDSPREADLGLSVYHRLFALAKGLEAPEPPLFQYIVTTTTRPPDDVQVKPWLRESLRGSPAQERLLRRDL; translated from the coding sequence ATGCCAAGGCAGCCTGACCTGTTTGGCCATGCTGCGCTGACGGTTCAGCCGGAGTCGGGCCGTGTCCAGCCTCGGCTATGGGTACGCCGGCTCACAATCTGGAGTGATTCGGACACGCGCCTCCGGGATATCGAGCTACGGCCGGGTCTCAATATCATCTGGTCACCAGATCCCGGTGACCAATCGAATGGCGGCGACACCGGCTATCTGGGTCACGGCAGTGGCAAGACGCTGTTCTGCCGCCTACTCCGGTTCTGTCTGGGTGAGGACCGCTATGCCTCAGACGAGCAGCGATTGCGAATCGCTGCGGCCCTTCCAGAGGGGTGGGTGTCGGCCGAAGTGCTGGTAGACGGTGCATTGTGGGGTGTGCTGAGGCCGCTCGGTGCGGGCCGGCCTCACTACGCTGTTCCCGACGCGTTGCCAGAGCAACTGTTGGAGGGGAACATACCTCCGACCGGGATCGAGCCATTGCTCGAAGTCATCGAACGGCAGATCGTGACCCCAGGCATCGCGGCGCTGATTCCAGGCGAGCATCGGCTCGACGCCTGGCGAGTTGCACTAGCATGGCTCACGCGCGATCAGGAGTGCCGTTTCGATCGTGTGTTGGAGTGGCGATCCGCAGATTCAGATTCGGGGTCGCCGACACGCTCGCTGTCGGCAGCAAAGCATTTAGATGCTATGCGTGGCTTTGTCGGCGCCATCGTTGCCGAGGAGCTGCAACTGCGGTCCGAGATATCTGCGCTCGAGGAACGTCACAAGGTTTGCAGCCAAGATGTCGCGCGCCGAAAGTGGGAGACCGACCGGCTCCGCGCTAACGTCGCGACTGTCGTGGGGCTGGACCTAGACGATCTTCCAGAGGGACGGCTTTCGATCGAGGTGTTGCGCAAGGCTGCTACGCAGAACGTGGCGCGGCTGGCAAGAGTGGGTCCGACTTGGGACACCGGTGACCTTGAAGCGCTTCGAGCCGAGTATGACGAACAACGCCAACTCGTCTCTGCTCTCGAACAACACCTCGCGGTAGGGCAAGCTCAACTTCCCGAGATCGATATGTTGGTCCGGCGGATGAAGGGAGAAATGCCGGGCATCTCGGCGCAAGTCGCCAAGTCGGCGACGCCCATCTGCCCTGTTTGCGAAGTCCCGATTGACCGTGCGTTGTCCGAGGGCTGCGGGATGTCCCACAAACTGCCTGATCTCCAGGCAATTCGCCATCGGCGTCAGTGCAATATCGACGAGATCGCCGCTGAAGAGAGGCGCCGCAGGGAAATAAGCGAGAGTGTCGCATCAACTTTGCAGGCGTTGGCACCGGCGCGCATCGCGCGGGACGCACTGCGTGCCCGAGTCCGGGCGGCGGAACACATTCACGATGCCAGATCTGGTGCTTGGTTCAAGGCGCGCCGAGTCATTGACGACGTGAAGCGGCTCGACCAAATGTTGAGCGAGCTGGAACTCGAAGAGGCAAAAGCCGCCTCTCATGCGGTCGAGGTGGAAGAGAAGCGAGAGCTGACGGGCACGTTCCGGGCCGCGCAGCGCGAGGTGTTTGACCGACTGTCACGTTTCTTCGATGGGGTGATTCGCGAAATTGTCGGTCCCATGGCGCAGGGCAAGGTCTCTCTCGATGGCAATGGGTTGAAGCTGGTCGTGGAGTTGGGAGGCGAGCGCTCGACCGCGGCGATTGATTCGCTCAAGGTAATCGCATTCGATCTGGCCGTCATGTGTATGAGCGTTGAAGGTGGCACTCGACTCCCTGCCTTTCTGTTGCACGATAGCCCGAGAGAAGCCGATCTGGGTTTGAGCGTCTACCATCGGTTGTTCGCGCTGGCCAAAGGATTGGAGGCGCCTGAGCCACCCTTGTTTCAGTACATCGTGACAACAACGACGCGGCCGCCCGATGACGTTCAAGTGAAGCCCTGGTTGCGTGAAAGCCTGCGCGGATCGCCGGCGCAGGAGCGCTTGCTGCGCCGGGATTTGTAG